A window of the Synechococcus sp. LTW-R genome harbors these coding sequences:
- a CDS encoding HEAT repeat domain-containing protein, whose translation MNVDELREAIASDNPGKARPALASLVHASAEEAEPLLLLGLEQSDMILRQLSCSGLGHKPTAAGWEPLVRTLKHDSEVAVRAEAANALVSHGLDRAWPLLLESFQSETEWLIHCSILSAVAEHPEIAPEQLLELARLAVAEADGTVRVGGTEILGRLVREGSSEAREVLQGLQQDSDHRVVAAALNGLQG comes from the coding sequence ATGAACGTCGACGAACTGCGCGAGGCGATTGCCTCGGACAACCCCGGCAAGGCGCGTCCTGCGCTGGCAAGCCTGGTTCATGCCAGTGCCGAAGAGGCGGAACCGCTGCTGCTGTTGGGGCTGGAGCAGAGCGACATGATCTTGCGCCAACTCAGCTGCTCAGGCTTGGGTCACAAGCCCACGGCCGCCGGTTGGGAGCCGCTGGTACGGACCTTGAAGCACGACTCCGAGGTGGCCGTGCGTGCGGAAGCGGCGAACGCCTTGGTCAGTCACGGTCTGGATCGGGCTTGGCCCTTGCTGCTGGAGTCGTTTCAGTCCGAGACCGAATGGCTGATTCACTGCAGCATCCTCTCGGCGGTGGCCGAGCACCCTGAGATTGCTCCGGAACAGTTGCTTGAGTTAGCGCGGCTCGCCGTGGCCGAAGCCGATGGGACGGTGCGCGTCGGCGGCACGGAAATCCTGGGTCGCCTGGTGCGGGAAGGCAGCAGCGAGGCGCGAGAGGTGCTCCAGGGTCTGCAGCAGGACAGCGATCACCGCGTTGTCGCGGCAGCCTTGAATGGGTTGCAGGGTTAA
- a CDS encoding amidohydrolase gives MPDLLSCDQLKADVQAAQQELLAIRRHLHAHPELSGNEHQTAALVAGELRKLGWRVQEGVGRTGVVAELGSGSGPVVALRVDMDALPVEERTGLPYASLNQGLMHACGHDIHTTVGLGVARILGPLAERLGGKVRLLFQPAEETAQGAAWMVADGAMQGVDALFGVHVFPSLPVGTIGVRSGSLTAAAGELEVEVLGEGGHGARPHQSTDAIWIAARVVSGLQEAISRRLDALHPVVVSFGRIEGGKAFNVIADHVRLLGTVRCLDLDLHAQLPGWIEETVQAICKGYGGEARVRYRCISPPVHNDAELTQLLADEAVALLGRPQVEWLEQPSLGAEDFAELQRETPSTMFRLGVAGPNGCTPLHSNTFAADEASVAVGVEVLSASLLRWLERAAA, from the coding sequence ATGCCCGATCTGCTCTCCTGCGATCAGCTCAAGGCGGATGTCCAAGCCGCCCAGCAGGAGCTGCTGGCCATCCGGCGGCATTTGCATGCCCATCCGGAACTCAGCGGCAACGAGCACCAGACCGCCGCGTTGGTGGCCGGTGAGCTGCGCAAGTTGGGCTGGAGGGTCCAGGAAGGCGTTGGCCGCACCGGGGTGGTGGCTGAACTGGGTTCAGGCAGTGGTCCCGTGGTGGCCCTGCGGGTGGACATGGACGCGCTGCCGGTTGAGGAGCGCACGGGCCTGCCCTATGCCTCGTTGAATCAGGGCTTGATGCATGCCTGCGGCCACGACATCCACACCACGGTGGGGTTGGGGGTGGCTCGGATTCTTGGGCCCTTGGCCGAGCGGCTGGGCGGCAAGGTGCGGTTGCTGTTTCAACCGGCGGAGGAGACCGCCCAAGGGGCAGCCTGGATGGTGGCCGATGGGGCGATGCAGGGGGTGGACGCTCTGTTTGGGGTGCACGTTTTCCCGAGCCTGCCGGTGGGGACGATTGGGGTGCGCAGTGGCAGCTTGACGGCGGCGGCGGGCGAGTTGGAGGTGGAGGTCTTGGGCGAGGGAGGCCATGGGGCCCGTCCCCACCAGAGCACCGATGCCATCTGGATTGCGGCACGGGTGGTGAGTGGCTTGCAGGAGGCGATCAGCCGCAGGCTGGATGCCCTGCATCCTGTGGTGGTCAGCTTTGGCCGGATTGAAGGGGGGAAAGCCTTCAACGTGATCGCCGATCACGTGCGCCTGCTGGGAACGGTCCGTTGCCTGGATCTAGACCTCCATGCCCAGTTGCCGGGATGGATTGAGGAGACCGTCCAGGCCATCTGTAAGGGCTATGGCGGCGAGGCCCGGGTGCGCTACCGCTGCATCTCGCCACCGGTTCACAACGACGCTGAGCTCACCCAGCTTCTGGCGGATGAAGCGGTGGCCCTGCTGGGACGTCCCCAGGTGGAGTGGCTTGAGCAGCCATCGCTTGGGGCTGAGGATTTTGCGGAGTTGCAGCGGGAGACCCCGAGCACGATGTTCCGTTTGGGTGTGGCGGGACCCAATGGCTGCACACCGCTGCACAGCAACACCTTTGCTGCCGATGAGGCCTCAGTGGCCGTTGGCGTCGAGGTCCTGAGCGCAAGTCTGTTGCGCTGGTTGGAGCGGGCCGCGGCATGA
- a CDS encoding serine/threonine protein kinase: MEDDPSLEPGALIGGRYRLERSLSDDRWLALDQAAADAPTHLTVLSELTEEQGEELSKRWLQLQRVLHPQLPRFGDLINTGEALWLPRPWQEGETLQALLDAGETFSLEDVLVLLRQLLPVLAQLHSQRLSCADWSPAHILRRSPDGLTVPLALEQPAPWDPQRDLLAIAELAQTLLADQAPSALASIGPLQALSSDQPALRFPSAAAALAAFQQFTPVATAPAVVRHSTPSRRRKRQQEQDAEGRLWPVVVALVLAALVGTAVGWLLLSRGKVTGPTALPSFRLRSSLPAAEINQREQLLNRLRALQVDRRWFLKLVDASFLERGGRLPSDSQADAPLRKVWSELAEDWLSRVEQLPLPLRPRLGNLTATDWNRRQQGLVAQGLSPEVVQKLVSGSALNLLNGPQAAEIPAEPFRQLWYAAAEQALGNLQIELIKGQRNSTKTISARVPAGGARVFPIQVPSGSRLVLGVKGSPLMQMSVFAADGQLLEARGPLRVVSLGEVKRSPVQVLISNDGLSSASLTLSLRVDPTQ, encoded by the coding sequence GTGGAAGACGATCCGAGTTTGGAGCCGGGAGCGCTTATCGGCGGTCGCTACCGCTTGGAGCGTTCCCTGTCGGATGACCGCTGGTTGGCCTTGGATCAGGCGGCTGCCGATGCGCCGACCCATCTCACTGTCCTGAGTGAACTGACGGAGGAGCAAGGGGAGGAACTGAGCAAGCGCTGGCTTCAGCTCCAGAGGGTCTTGCATCCCCAGCTGCCTCGTTTTGGGGATCTGATCAACACCGGTGAGGCCCTCTGGCTGCCTCGCCCCTGGCAGGAGGGAGAGACCCTGCAGGCCCTGCTGGATGCCGGCGAGACCTTCTCGCTGGAGGACGTCTTGGTGTTGCTGCGTCAGCTGTTGCCGGTTCTGGCCCAGCTGCATAGCCAGCGTCTGTCCTGCGCGGATTGGTCACCGGCTCACATTCTGCGGCGATCGCCGGATGGTCTGACGGTTCCCTTGGCGCTGGAGCAGCCAGCCCCTTGGGATCCCCAGCGCGATCTGCTGGCCATCGCTGAGTTGGCCCAAACCTTGCTGGCGGACCAGGCCCCATCCGCCTTGGCCTCGATTGGGCCGCTCCAGGCCTTGAGCAGCGATCAGCCGGCGTTGCGTTTCCCCTCTGCCGCCGCTGCCCTCGCCGCCTTTCAACAGTTCACGCCTGTTGCCACTGCGCCAGCGGTGGTGCGCCATTCGACCCCGTCCCGAAGACGGAAGCGTCAACAGGAGCAGGACGCGGAAGGTCGGCTCTGGCCAGTGGTCGTTGCCCTGGTCCTGGCCGCGCTGGTGGGGACGGCGGTGGGTTGGTTGCTGTTGAGCCGAGGCAAGGTCACGGGCCCGACGGCGCTCCCGAGTTTTCGGCTGCGTTCGAGCTTGCCGGCGGCGGAGATCAACCAGCGCGAGCAGCTACTGAATCGCCTCCGGGCCCTGCAGGTCGATCGGCGTTGGTTCCTCAAGTTGGTGGACGCGAGCTTCCTGGAGCGCGGCGGCCGGCTGCCCTCCGATAGCCAAGCGGATGCTCCCCTGCGCAAGGTCTGGAGCGAACTGGCCGAAGACTGGCTAAGCCGTGTGGAGCAGCTACCCCTGCCGCTACGCCCCCGCTTGGGCAACCTGACGGCCACCGATTGGAACCGGCGCCAACAGGGCCTTGTGGCCCAGGGGCTGAGTCCGGAGGTGGTGCAGAAGCTCGTCTCGGGCAGTGCCTTGAACCTGCTGAACGGACCCCAGGCCGCTGAGATCCCCGCGGAGCCCTTTCGCCAGCTCTGGTACGCCGCCGCCGAGCAGGCCCTTGGCAACCTGCAGATCGAGTTGATCAAAGGGCAGCGCAACAGCACCAAAACCATCTCCGCCAGGGTCCCGGCGGGTGGTGCCCGGGTCTTCCCGATTCAGGTGCCGTCGGGCAGTCGCCTGGTCCTGGGGGTCAAGGGCTCCCCGTTGATGCAGATGAGTGTGTTCGCGGCGGATGGTCAGCTGCTGGAAGCCCGTGGTCCGCTGCGGGTGGTGAGCCTGGGGGAGGTCAAACGCTCCCCAGTTCAGGTCTTGATCAGCAACGACGGTCTGTCGTCGGCGAGCCTGACCCTCTCCCTGCGTGTGGATCCAACTCAGTAG
- the ruvB gene encoding Holliday junction branch migration DNA helicase RuvB, whose amino-acid sequence MAIVSSGSTAPREPAPRLVDPAVSEQEKPLQREDSLRPKQLADYIGQSELKQVLGIAIEATQARDEALDHVLLYGPPGLGKTTMAMVLAEELGVRCRITSAPALERPRDIVGLLVNLQPRELLFIDEIHRLTRVAEELLYPAMEDFRLDLTVGKGTTARTRTIPLAPFTLVGATTRAGSLSSPLRDRFGLIQRLEFYGLEDLQAIVQRAAGLLQLDLAEEAALEVARRCRGTPRIANRLLRRVRDVASVGGHARVSAELVQQALSLHRVDGRGLDASDRRLLDLLHSGYGGGPVGLDTLAAGLGEDPVTLESVVEPFLLQQGLLQRTPRGRVITQAGIDHLQDQAA is encoded by the coding sequence ATGGCCATCGTCTCTTCGGGATCAACAGCGCCGCGCGAGCCGGCCCCGAGGTTGGTCGATCCCGCTGTGAGCGAGCAAGAGAAGCCGCTGCAGCGGGAAGATTCGCTCCGGCCTAAGCAGTTGGCGGATTACATCGGCCAGAGCGAGCTCAAACAGGTTCTTGGGATTGCGATTGAGGCCACCCAAGCGCGGGATGAAGCCCTCGATCACGTCTTGCTCTATGGCCCCCCCGGGTTGGGCAAGACCACGATGGCGATGGTCTTGGCCGAGGAGTTGGGGGTGCGTTGCCGCATCACCAGTGCCCCGGCGTTGGAGCGCCCCCGTGACATCGTTGGATTGCTCGTGAATCTGCAGCCCCGGGAGCTGCTGTTCATCGACGAAATTCACCGCCTGACCCGGGTGGCCGAAGAGTTGCTCTACCCGGCGATGGAGGACTTTCGCCTCGATCTCACCGTCGGCAAGGGCACGACGGCCCGCACCCGAACGATTCCCTTGGCTCCTTTCACCTTGGTGGGGGCGACGACGCGGGCGGGTTCGTTGAGTTCTCCGCTGCGGGATCGCTTTGGTCTGATCCAGCGGCTGGAGTTCTACGGACTGGAAGACCTTCAGGCGATCGTGCAGCGGGCCGCCGGTTTGCTTCAACTCGACTTGGCGGAAGAGGCGGCCCTCGAGGTGGCCCGCCGTTGCCGGGGCACCCCCCGGATCGCGAATCGCCTGCTGCGTCGGGTGCGCGATGTCGCCTCTGTTGGTGGCCATGCGCGGGTGAGTGCCGAGTTGGTGCAGCAGGCCTTGAGCCTGCATCGGGTGGATGGCCGCGGCTTGGATGCCAGCGACCGGCGTCTGTTGGACCTGCTCCACAGCGGCTATGGCGGTGGACCGGTGGGCCTCGACACCCTCGCGGCTGGCTTGGGGGAAGACCCCGTCACCCTGGAATCGGTGGTGGAGCCGTTCCTGTTGCAGCAGGGCCTGTTGCAGCGCACCCCCCGCGGGCGCGTCATTACCCAGGCCGGCATTGATCACCTGCAGGATCAGGCGGCATGA
- the smpB gene encoding SsrA-binding protein SmpB: MAKGGGKKNAKALREAANKLLADNRFARHQYEILETLECGVELMGTEVKSIRAGQVNLRDGFCLIRKGQLQLHNVHISPHTHAGAYFNHEPLRTRRLLAHRKEIDKLRIAVDQKGLTLIPLNIHLKGSWIKATIGVGKGRKLHDKRQEERRKQDIKDAKKAISRY, translated from the coding sequence ATGGCCAAGGGCGGGGGCAAAAAGAACGCCAAGGCCCTTCGGGAAGCCGCCAACAAACTGCTGGCGGACAACCGCTTCGCACGGCATCAGTACGAAATTCTGGAAACGCTGGAGTGCGGCGTTGAGCTGATGGGCACCGAAGTCAAGTCCATCCGAGCGGGCCAAGTGAACCTGCGCGATGGCTTCTGCCTGATCCGCAAAGGGCAGCTGCAACTGCACAACGTCCACATCTCACCCCACACCCACGCCGGCGCCTACTTCAACCACGAACCCCTCCGAACCCGTCGCCTGCTCGCCCACCGCAAGGAGATCGACAAGCTGCGGATCGCCGTGGACCAGAAGGGCCTCACCTTGATTCCCCTGAACATCCACCTGAAGGGGTCCTGGATCAAGGCGACCATTGGCGTGGGCAAGGGCCGCAAGCTCCATGACAAGCGTCAAGAGGAGCGGCGCAAGCAGGACATCAAGGACGCCAAAAAAGCCATCTCCCGCTACTGA
- a CDS encoding tetratricopeptide repeat protein, protein MTALFALLLAVQLSLPQLFDQALTASREGAFPQALDLWNQVLELAPEDAAAWSNRGNIQLALGDPEAAIADQTKAMELDSSNADPHLNRGTAEEALKQWDAAEADYRWILERGPDASALYNLGNVQGSKGDWQQARDSFEQASQERPGFAMARSSAALADFQLGDLDLAEKELRNIIRRYPLFADARAALTALLWRKGESGEAESHWASAAGLDPRYRQPEWLLEIRRWPPVPTQALSDFLALSS, encoded by the coding sequence ATGACGGCACTGTTCGCGCTTCTGCTGGCGGTGCAGCTGAGCCTGCCTCAACTCTTTGATCAGGCCCTGACGGCCAGTCGCGAGGGGGCCTTCCCCCAGGCGCTCGACCTTTGGAATCAGGTGCTGGAGCTGGCTCCGGAGGACGCGGCGGCTTGGAGTAATCGCGGCAACATCCAGCTGGCCCTCGGGGATCCCGAGGCGGCCATTGCCGATCAGACCAAGGCGATGGAGCTGGATTCCAGCAACGCTGATCCCCATCTGAACCGCGGTACTGCCGAAGAAGCCCTGAAGCAGTGGGACGCCGCTGAAGCCGATTACCGCTGGATCCTCGAGCGTGGCCCCGATGCCTCGGCTCTCTACAACCTGGGCAATGTCCAGGGTTCCAAAGGCGATTGGCAGCAGGCCCGGGACAGTTTTGAGCAGGCCTCCCAGGAACGTCCCGGCTTTGCGATGGCCCGCTCCAGTGCGGCCTTGGCGGACTTTCAGTTGGGCGATCTGGACCTGGCGGAGAAGGAGTTGCGCAACATCATTCGCCGCTATCCCCTCTTTGCCGATGCCAGGGCCGCATTGACCGCCTTGTTGTGGCGCAAGGGTGAATCCGGGGAAGCCGAGAGCCATTGGGCCTCGGCTGCGGGCTTGGATCCCCGTTATCGCCAGCCAGAATGGCTCTTAGAGATCCGGCGCTGGCCGCCGGTTCCGACCCAAGCGCTGTCTGACTTTTTGGCCCTGAGCAGCTGA
- a CDS encoding DUF3188 domain-containing protein, with amino-acid sequence MTPISRLGRDLLACSTLLLVVLGLLGVLLRQGPDRLQALPALLIGLALLLQSAWSWRRRRRSILGILRDEQ; translated from the coding sequence ATGACCCCCATAAGTCGACTCGGACGAGATCTGCTGGCGTGCTCCACCCTGCTTTTGGTGGTGCTGGGGCTGCTCGGCGTCTTACTGCGTCAAGGTCCGGATCGCCTGCAGGCCCTGCCGGCCCTGTTGATCGGCTTGGCTCTCTTGCTCCAGAGCGCCTGGAGTTGGCGTCGCCGGCGCCGCTCGATTCTCGGCATCCTCAGGGACGAGCAGTAG